One Gemmatimonadota bacterium genomic window carries:
- a CDS encoding phage integrase N-terminal SAM-like domain-containing protein — protein MSAEEVREYLRYLKDDREVSRSAFVQVIAALRFLYRFTLGRPEMVPKMP, from the coding sequence CTGAGCGCGGAGGAGGTCCGCGAGTACCTGCGGTACCTGAAGGATGATCGGGAGGTATCGCGTTCGGCGTTCGTGCAGGTGATCGCTGCGCTGCGGTTCCTCTACCGGTTCACGCTTGGACGGCCGGAGATGGTACCGAAGATGCCGTAG